The proteins below come from a single Acidimicrobiales bacterium genomic window:
- a CDS encoding Xaa-Pro peptidase family protein yields MPIHFTPDEMLSRRDRTAGSIRAAGLDALLMFKQESMYWLTGYDTFGFSSFQCMVMTGDGRVALLNRAPDRGTAAYTSNVTDVRCYVDVDGMNPALDLRDMLDDLGLAGSSVGIELDSYGLRAAHWRLLEAELDGFLTWADASTLVQELRRVKSPQEMAYTRRAAELADDAWDVAVGLAGPGVSEARILADMQGAVLGGGGDYAGNEMIVGSGPGALMVRYTSGRRDLDPVDQLTLEWCGVERRYHAAMMRTLLVGEASPEHRAMHGACHEALLACEDVVRPGATLGEVFATHARVLDRAGYREHRLNACGYGMGAVYAPVWTDWPMIYEGNPLVFEAGHVFFLHMILLDFGSQRAMTLGHTVVVTDTGRERLSRSDLDLVVA; encoded by the coding sequence ATGCCCATCCACTTCACGCCCGACGAGATGCTCTCCCGCCGGGACCGGACGGCCGGATCCATCAGGGCCGCCGGGCTGGACGCCCTGCTCATGTTCAAGCAGGAGTCGATGTACTGGCTGACCGGGTACGACACCTTCGGCTTCTCCAGCTTCCAGTGCATGGTCATGACAGGCGACGGCCGGGTCGCCCTGCTGAACCGGGCACCCGACCGGGGGACGGCCGCGTACACGTCCAACGTGACCGACGTGCGCTGCTACGTCGACGTCGACGGCATGAACCCGGCACTGGACCTGCGGGACATGCTCGACGACCTGGGCCTGGCTGGTTCCAGCGTGGGCATCGAGCTGGACTCCTACGGCCTGAGGGCCGCCCACTGGCGCCTGCTGGAGGCCGAGCTGGACGGTTTCCTGACGTGGGCCGACGCCTCGACGCTGGTCCAGGAACTCCGCCGGGTGAAGAGCCCCCAGGAAATGGCCTACACGCGTAGGGCAGCCGAGCTGGCCGACGACGCCTGGGACGTGGCCGTCGGCCTGGCCGGGCCTGGCGTCTCCGAGGCCCGGATCCTGGCCGACATGCAGGGCGCCGTGCTGGGTGGTGGCGGTGACTACGCCGGCAACGAGATGATCGTCGGCTCGGGCCCGGGTGCGCTCATGGTGCGCTACACCTCGGGCCGCCGCGACCTGGATCCGGTCGACCAGCTGACACTGGAGTGGTGTGGCGTCGAGCGGCGCTACCACGCTGCGATGATGCGGACCCTGTTGGTCGGCGAGGCGTCGCCGGAGCACCGGGCCATGCACGGTGCCTGCCACGAGGCCCTGCTGGCCTGCGAGGACGTAGTACGGCCGGGGGCCACCCTCGGCGAAGTGTTCGCCACCCACGCCCGGGTCCTGGACCGTGCCGGCTACCGGGAGCACCGGCTGAACGCCTGCGGCTACGGCATGGGTGCCGTCTACGCCCCCGTGTGGACCGACTGGCCGATGATCTACGAGGGCAACCCGCTCGTGTTCGAGGCGGGCCACGTGTTCTTCCTGCACATGATCCTGCTGGACTTCGGCTCCCAGCGGGCCATGACCCTCGGCCACACTGTGGTGGTCACCGACACGGGTCGCGAGCGGCTCAGCCGCTCCGACCTGGACCTGGTCGTGGCCTGA
- a CDS encoding phytanoyl-CoA dioxygenase family protein gives MALPLLDGRGVSAFHADGFVPVDRLIPDDVVAPLHDRFDLMFRGVFETGVAPDEVNWQEGTGDPSLTRQICNGWRADRLVASTVLSPVLGEVLATLAGWPGARIIQDNLLWKPPGARSVGFHRDNAYLAWYRPQEMATCWMALDPTSVDGGAVEFARGSHRWATGDDPPMEFHAPPDHRAPMEAAAAAEGVDPDPVPVEVPAGGGSFHHGWTWHGSGPNLTEVHRRVLVLHCASSEARFNRPGFGVGNGPVYSRYAHEGDDAMDEAHFPILWRDDGYRTPGLDSLTDPL, from the coding sequence ATGGCCCTGCCCCTGCTGGATGGCCGGGGGGTCTCGGCGTTCCACGCCGACGGGTTCGTTCCGGTCGACCGGTTGATCCCCGACGACGTGGTGGCCCCGCTGCACGACCGATTCGACCTGATGTTCCGCGGCGTGTTCGAGACCGGCGTCGCTCCAGACGAGGTCAACTGGCAGGAGGGGACCGGCGACCCGTCCCTCACCCGCCAGATCTGCAACGGGTGGCGGGCCGACCGCCTGGTGGCCTCGACCGTTCTCTCACCCGTGCTCGGTGAGGTGCTGGCCACCCTCGCCGGGTGGCCCGGCGCCCGGATCATCCAGGACAACCTGCTGTGGAAGCCACCCGGCGCCCGGTCGGTGGGCTTCCACCGGGACAACGCCTACCTGGCCTGGTACCGGCCGCAGGAGATGGCGACCTGCTGGATGGCGCTAGATCCGACCTCGGTGGACGGTGGGGCGGTCGAGTTCGCCCGCGGGTCGCACCGGTGGGCGACCGGAGACGACCCGCCGATGGAGTTCCACGCACCCCCGGACCATCGGGCGCCGATGGAGGCAGCGGCGGCCGCCGAGGGTGTGGACCCGGATCCGGTGCCGGTCGAGGTGCCGGCCGGGGGCGGCTCCTTCCACCATGGCTGGACGTGGCACGGCTCGGGTCCGAACCTGACCGAGGTGCACCGTCGGGTCCTTGTCCTCCACTGCGCCAGCAGTGAGGCGCGGTTCAACCGCCCTGGCTTCGGCGTTGGCAACGGGCCCGTGTACAGCCGCTACGCACACGAGGGGGACGATGCCATGGACGAGGCCCACTTCCCGATCCTCTGGCGGGACGACGGCTACCGGACTCCGGGTCTAGACAGTCTCACGGATCCGTTATAG
- a CDS encoding M24 family metallopeptidase: MPDVDLPFSRREYAERLDRVRKSMDSRGIEVLVAADPSNMSWLTGYDGWSFYTPQAVVVTGDDEPWWWGRRMDANGARRTVYMDESRILDYSDDHVMSTERHAFGQLAGLLCDMGHGSARVGVELDNYYYSAAAHQHLCAGLPDAQVVDATALVNWQRGVKSEQELVYMRRGARIVERMHARIREVIEPGMRKCDLVAEIYATGISGTEEFGGDYPAFVPMLPTGADASAPHLTWDDKPLLSGEGTFFEIAGAHRRYQLPLCRTVFLGEPPAEMRRAEKAVLEGLDAGLDAARAGNRACDVAREFFATMESAGFHKEGRCGYPIGISYPPDWGERTISFRETDQTLLEPGMTFHFMPGLWMDTWGLEITESILIADDGPAEPLADVRRGIVVKA; encoded by the coding sequence ATGCCTGACGTGGATCTGCCGTTCAGCCGCCGGGAGTACGCAGAGCGGCTGGACCGGGTGCGGAAATCCATGGATTCCCGCGGCATCGAGGTCCTGGTGGCCGCCGACCCGTCCAACATGTCCTGGCTGACCGGCTACGACGGCTGGTCGTTCTACACGCCGCAGGCCGTGGTCGTGACGGGCGACGACGAGCCGTGGTGGTGGGGTCGGCGCATGGACGCCAACGGCGCCCGCCGGACCGTCTACATGGACGAATCCCGGATCCTCGACTACTCCGACGACCACGTCATGTCCACCGAGCGACACGCCTTCGGGCAGTTGGCCGGGCTGCTCTGCGACATGGGCCACGGCTCGGCCCGGGTGGGTGTGGAGCTGGACAACTACTACTACTCGGCGGCCGCCCACCAGCACCTGTGCGCCGGGCTGCCCGACGCACAGGTGGTGGACGCCACGGCGCTGGTGAACTGGCAGCGGGGTGTGAAGTCCGAACAGGAGCTCGTGTACATGCGCCGCGGCGCCCGCATCGTGGAACGCATGCACGCCCGCATCCGCGAGGTGATCGAACCGGGCATGCGCAAGTGCGACCTGGTGGCAGAGATCTACGCCACCGGCATCTCGGGAACCGAGGAGTTCGGGGGCGACTACCCCGCCTTCGTCCCGATGCTCCCTACCGGAGCCGACGCCTCGGCCCCCCACCTCACATGGGACGACAAGCCCCTGCTCAGCGGCGAGGGCACGTTCTTCGAGATCGCCGGTGCCCACCGCCGCTACCAGCTGCCGCTCTGCCGGACCGTGTTCCTCGGCGAGCCGCCGGCTGAGATGCGTCGGGCCGAGAAGGCTGTCCTGGAGGGCCTGGATGCAGGCCTTGACGCGGCCAGGGCCGGCAACCGGGCGTGTGACGTGGCCCGCGAGTTCTTCGCCACCATGGAGAGTGCCGGCTTCCACAAGGAAGGGCGCTGCGGCTACCCGATCGGGATCAGCTATCCGCCCGACTGGGGGGAGCGGACGATCTCGTTCCGTGAGACCGACCAGACGCTGCTTGAGCCAGGCATGACCTTCCACTTCATGCCCGGCCTCTGGATGGACACCTGGGGCCTGGAGATCACCGAGAGCATCCTCATCGCCGATGACGGGCCCGCGGAGCCGCTCGCCGACGTCCGCCGTGGCATCGTCGTGAAGGCCTGA
- the argE gene encoding acetylornithine deacetylase — protein MGTPPSLGLRDADLLDRTLEILEVLVAYDTIALTPNLDMIGDCRDRFESLGATVVLTHDGTRTKANLFATIGPDVAGGVVLSGHSDVVPVDAADWTTPPFTADRRGDRVYGRGTADMKGFISCVLAMAPAYAALDLVRPIHVAFTFDEEDGFHGAPILLADLVARGVRPSAAIIGEPTGLRTVGAHKGCYEYRTTITGLDGHSSEPGRAVSAVHNASLWIGALMGLADDLARRAPDPSPYSPPSTTFNVGTIEGGQGRCVVANRCAFDWEMRPVQRSDAEFVKARMADVDAELLAGMRAVHPAAAIETEVVCEVDGLEWLETSPALDLMRVLLADEVAANDDVLPVDVVSYGTEAGLFQAAGIPAVLWGPGDIGVAHRPDEFVDVADLEACLGLLARLGDHLAR, from the coding sequence ATGGGTACGCCACCGTCCCTCGGCCTGCGGGATGCCGACCTCCTGGACCGGACGCTGGAGATCCTGGAAGTCCTGGTCGCCTACGACACGATCGCCCTTACCCCGAACCTGGACATGATCGGGGACTGTCGGGACAGGTTCGAGTCGCTGGGGGCGACGGTGGTCCTGACCCACGACGGGACGCGCACGAAGGCCAACCTGTTCGCCACGATCGGACCCGACGTGGCCGGTGGGGTGGTGCTGTCGGGGCACTCCGACGTGGTGCCGGTGGATGCCGCCGACTGGACGACGCCACCGTTCACCGCCGATCGGAGGGGGGACCGGGTCTATGGGCGGGGTACGGCCGACATGAAGGGGTTCATCTCCTGCGTTCTGGCCATGGCCCCCGCCTACGCGGCGCTGGACCTGGTGAGGCCGATCCACGTGGCATTCACCTTCGACGAGGAGGACGGCTTCCACGGGGCACCGATCCTGCTGGCCGACCTGGTGGCCCGCGGGGTGCGGCCGTCCGCGGCCATCATCGGCGAACCCACCGGCCTGCGGACCGTCGGCGCCCACAAGGGCTGCTACGAGTACCGGACCACGATCACCGGACTGGACGGCCACAGCTCGGAGCCGGGCCGGGCGGTGAGTGCAGTGCACAATGCCAGCCTGTGGATCGGAGCGCTGATGGGCCTGGCCGACGACCTGGCCAGGCGGGCCCCGGACCCCAGCCCGTACAGCCCGCCCTCGACCACGTTCAACGTGGGCACCATCGAGGGCGGCCAGGGAAGGTGCGTGGTGGCCAACCGTTGCGCCTTCGACTGGGAGATGCGTCCCGTCCAGCGGTCCGACGCAGAGTTCGTGAAGGCCCGCATGGCCGACGTCGACGCCGAGCTGCTGGCCGGGATGCGTGCCGTGCACCCGGCGGCGGCGATCGAGACCGAGGTCGTGTGCGAGGTCGACGGCCTGGAATGGCTCGAGACCTCTCCGGCCCTGGACCTCATGCGGGTGCTGCTGGCCGACGAGGTGGCGGCCAACGACGACGTCCTTCCGGTGGACGTGGTCTCCTACGGGACGGAGGCCGGCCTGTTCCAGGCAGCCGGGATACCTGCCGTGCTGTGGGGGCCGGGCGACATCGGCGTGGCCCACCGTCCCGACGAGTTCGTCGACGTCGCCGACCTGGAGGCGTGCCTCGGGCTGCTGGCCCGCCTCGGCGACCACCTCGCCCGCTGA
- a CDS encoding phytanoyl-CoA dioxygenase family protein, with product MPILTDEQVDHYRDHGWVAPIDVLTADEAAALHRALVDAERAFPDDLHAGHRNNAHLVLPFLADLATHDVILDCAASLVDRPTSLLNSVLFIKEPDSDAFVSWHQDSTYMGLDSSDMVTAWVALTASTSASGCVAMVSGSQRDGIHPHVDHYGGDNILTRGQQVAVDVSAAVDIQLGPGQMSLHHPHLVHGSRPNRTDRRRVGVAFQCYVGADVRPSRGKHHVLALGGRPVDPAFTTVPAPDGPCTAAGRAVRAAANAALSDVLYDGAAVRRSY from the coding sequence GTGCCGATCCTCACCGACGAGCAGGTGGACCACTACCGGGACCACGGTTGGGTCGCGCCGATCGACGTCCTGACCGCCGACGAGGCCGCGGCACTCCACCGGGCCCTGGTGGACGCCGAGAGGGCCTTCCCCGACGACCTCCACGCCGGACACCGCAACAACGCCCACCTGGTCCTGCCGTTCCTGGCCGACCTGGCCACCCATGACGTGATCCTGGACTGCGCCGCCTCGTTGGTGGACCGCCCGACGTCGTTGCTCAACTCGGTTCTCTTCATCAAGGAGCCCGACTCCGACGCCTTCGTGAGTTGGCACCAGGACTCGACCTACATGGGCCTGGACTCGAGCGACATGGTCACCGCCTGGGTGGCGCTGACGGCCAGTACCTCGGCCAGCGGCTGCGTGGCCATGGTGTCCGGCTCGCAGCGCGACGGCATCCATCCCCACGTCGACCACTACGGCGGCGACAACATCCTCACCCGGGGCCAGCAGGTAGCCGTCGACGTCAGCGCCGCCGTGGACATCCAGCTGGGGCCCGGACAGATGTCGCTCCACCACCCCCACCTGGTCCACGGCTCGCGCCCCAACCGCACCGACCGGCGGCGGGTCGGGGTGGCATTCCAGTGCTACGTCGGCGCCGACGTCCGACCCAGCCGTGGCAAGCACCACGTTCTGGCCCTCGGTGGTCGACCCGTCGATCCCGCCTTCACCACCGTCCCGGCACCCGACGGACCGTGCACCGCGGCGGGTCGGGCGGTCCGGGCTGCCGCCAACGCCGCCCTGTCCGACGTCCTGTACGACGGCGCCGCGGTGCGCCGCTCCTACTGA